In the genome of Luteitalea pratensis, the window CAGAGTTGCGCGCCCTCGGCGAGCCGGTGTGGCGCCTGGCCGGTGAGCAGAGCCGCGCGGGAGGGGGTACACGAAGGCGCCGCCGTGAACGCGTGGGTGAAGCGCACGCCTTCGCGGGCGAGCCGATCATAGGTCGGCGTCCGTGCGGCCGGATCCCCATCGGCGCCGGTATGCGGCCAGGACCAGTCGTCGGCAATGGCCACCACCACGTTCAGCGGCGCGCGAGCTGCCCCGGAGCTCCGCTCTTGCGCGAGCGTCCCAGGTTCAGCCACGGCGAGGGCACCGGCGAGACCGGCCGACAGCAGCCGGAGGCTGATTTGTTCGCGCATGGGCGACAGCATAGGATGGAACGCGGAACCATGCTGCTCAACTCCATCCTCGACGCCATCGGCCGCACGCCCCTGATCAAGCTCAACCGCATGGGTGCACAACTCGAGTGCAACCTGTACGCGAAGTGCGAGTTCCTGAACCCGGGAGGATCGGTCAAGGACCGCATCGGCCTGTCCATGGTCGACGCGGCCGAGAAGGAAGGGCGCATCAAGCCTGGTGACACGCTGATCGAGCCGACCAGCGGCAACACGGGGATCGGGATCGCCCTGGCCGGCGCCGTGCGTGGCTATCGCGTGATCATCACCATGCCCGAGAAGATGAGCCGCGAGAAGCAGGTGGTGCTCGAGGCCCTCGGCGCGGAGATCATCAGGACGCCAACCGAGGCGGCGTTCGACTCGCCCGAGAGCCACATCAGCGTTGCGCGGCGGCTGCAGTCGCAGCTGCCAAACGCGCACATCCTCGACCAGTATGGCAACCCGCACAACCCGCAGGTGCACTACGACACGACCGCGCAGGAGATCCTCGACGATCTCGACGGCCAGGTCGACATGGTCGTGATCGGCGCGGGCACCGGCGGCACAATCACGGGCGTGGCGAAGCGGATGAAGGAAGTCAGGCCATCGTGCCGTATCGTCGGCGCGGACCCGGTGGGCTCGATCCTCGGCGGCGGCACCGATGTCGGCACGTACAAGGTCGAGGGGATCGGCTACGACTTCATCCCCGACGTGCTCGACAGGTCGATGGTGGACGAGTGGGTCAAGACCTCGGACCAGCCCTCGTTCCTGCTCGCGCGCCGGCTGATCCGCGAGGAAGGACTGCTCGTCGGCGGGTCATCCGGTTCGGCGATGTATGCCGCGCTGCAGAAGGCCAGCGGGTTACGCGCCGGCCAGAACTGCGTGGTGCT includes:
- a CDS encoding cystathionine beta-synthase, which codes for MLLNSILDAIGRTPLIKLNRMGAQLECNLYAKCEFLNPGGSVKDRIGLSMVDAAEKEGRIKPGDTLIEPTSGNTGIGIALAGAVRGYRVIITMPEKMSREKQVVLEALGAEIIRTPTEAAFDSPESHISVARRLQSQLPNAHILDQYGNPHNPQVHYDTTAQEILDDLDGQVDMVVIGAGTGGTITGVAKRMKEVRPSCRIVGADPVGSILGGGTDVGTYKVEGIGYDFIPDVLDRSMVDEWVKTSDQPSFLLARRLIREEGLLVGGSSGSAMYAALQKASGLRAGQNCVVLLADGVRNYMTKFVDDKWMRDNGFFQTRTIDARVGDICSTEASSRPPLVLAEDTQTLEQVVQVMRTRGISQLPVTSGGVLVGMVSEADVMAFFGSGEGTAQALVSKVMNRYVPVVGAQTPISTLEETLRKSSAVVVVDEARHPISILTRIDLLHFLLEREHAPA